In the genome of Taeniopygia guttata chromosome 26, bTaeGut7.mat, whole genome shotgun sequence, one region contains:
- the RNPEP gene encoding aminopeptidase B — protein MAAPADEAAAVRARAPVRDAASASSAGPWSLRHLHLELAVSFAAAGAGRLRGRARLELRCERGGAGGAELRLDAHPALAVSRAALLPPPGGPGDAAGQALPVENRPFASYGSALHIALPQAPRAGQLLTLLIDYEAGEGPGVCWLSPEQTAGKQKPYMYTQGQAVLNRSFFPCFDTPSVKFTYSATVKVPEGFTAVMSATSWEKQKDNTFVFKMSQPIPSYLIALVVGDIVSADVGPRSRVWAEPCLIEAAKKEYDGVIEEFLVVGEKLFGPYVWGRYDILFMPPSFPFGGMENPCLTFVTPCLLAGDRSLVDVIIHEISHSWFGNLVTNATWGEFWLNEGFTMYAQRRISTEVYGLPYTCLEAATGRALLRQHMDATGEDHPLNKLRVVIEPGVNPDDTYNETPYEKGYCFVSYLAHLVGNQSKFDAFLQAYVNRFKFQSITADDTLEFFLEYFPELKEKGVDSIPGFEFDRWLNTPGWPPYLPDLSPGQQLMRPAEELAELWAADSLNMEAIEAVDIMGWRTYQLVYFLDQVLQKSPLPEGNVKRLSKMYPKISKAQNAELRLRWCQIVLKNNLEAEYSKVKDFLHSQGKQKYTLPLYRAMWGGSEATRALAMETFSATAPQLHVNVQNYVKKILGLGGAEA, from the exons ATGGCGGCCCCGGCGGATGAGGCGGCGGCGGTGCGGGCCCGGGCCCCGGTGCGGGACGCGGCCTCGGCCAGCAGCGCGGGCCCGTGGTCGCTGCGGCACCTGCACCTGGAGCTGGCGGTGTCCTTCGCGGccgcgggcgcggggcggctgCGCGGGCGGGCGCGGCTGGAGCTGCGCTGCGAGCGGGGCGGTGCGGGCGGCGCGGAGCTGCGGCTGGACGCGCACCCCGCGCTGGCCGTGAGCCGCGCCGCGCTCCTGCCGCCGCCGGGCGGGCCCGGGGACGCGGCCGGGCAGGCGCTGCCCGTGGAGAACCGGCCCTTCGCCAGCTACGGCAGCGCCCTGCACATCGCCCTGCCCCAGGCCCCCCGCGCCGGGCAGCTGCTCACCCTCCTCATCGACTACGAGGCGGGCGAGGGGCCCGGG GTGTGCTGGCTGTCCCCTGAGCAGACAGCGGGGAAGCAGAAGCCCTACATGTACACACAGGGCCAGGCTGTCCTCAACAGGTCCTTCTTCCCCTGCTTCGACACCCCCTCAGTCAAGTTCACCTATTCAGCCACTGTGAAG GTCCCCGAGGGCTTCACGGCTGTGATGAGTGCCACGAGctgggagaagcagaaggaTAACACCTTTGTATTCAAGATGTCCCAGCCAATCCCCTCCTACCTGATTGCTCTGGTTGTTGGGGACATTGTGTCTGCTGATGTTGGCCCAAG GAGCCGTGTCTGGGCCGAGCCCTGCCTGATCGAGGCTGCCAAGAAGGAGTATGATGGAGTGATTGAGGAGTTCCTGGTGGTTGGAGAGAAACTCTTTGGACCTTATGTTTGGGGCAG GTACGACATCCTGTTCATGCCGCCCTCCTTCCCCTTTGGTGGCATGGAGAACCCCTGCCTCACCTTCGTCACGCCGTGCCTGCTGGCCGGGGACCGCTCCTTGGTGGACGTCATCATCCACGAGATCTCCCACAGCTGGTTTGGCAACTTGGTCACCAACGCCACGTGGGGCGAGTTCTGGCTGAACGAGGGCTTCACCATGTACGCCCAGAGGCGCATCTCCACCGAGGTCTACG GTTTGCCCTACACCTGCCTGGAGGCTGCCACGGGAAGGGCCCTCCTGCGCCAGCACATGGACGCCACAGGGGAGGACCATCCCCTCAACAAGCTGCGGGTGGTGATCGAGCCAG GTGTCAATCCAGATGACACATACAATGAAACACCTTATGAGAAGGGGTACTGCTTCGTTAGCTACTTGGCGCATCTTGTGGGCAACCAGAGCAAGTTTGATGCCTTCCTCCAG GCCTACGTGAACCGGTTCAAGTTCCAGAGCATCACTGCAGATGACACCCTCGAGTTCTTCCTGGAGTACTTCCCAGAGCTGAAGGAGAAAGGCGTGGACTCCATCCCAG GGTTTGAATTTGACCGCTGGCTGAACACACCGGGCTGGCCGCCCTACCTGCCTGACCTGTCACCGGGGCAGCAGCTGATGAGGCCGGcggaggagctggcagagctctgggcagctgaCAGCTTGAACATGGAGGCGATTGAAGCCGTGGACATCATGGGCTGGAGGACATACCAGCTGGTCTATTTCCTGGATCAGGTCCTGCAGAAGTCCCCCCTGCCTGAAG GAAATGTGAAAAGGCTGAGCAAGATGTACCCCAAGATCTCCAAGGCCCAGAACGCTGAGCTGCGACTGCGCTGGTGCCAGATTGTCCTCAAGAACAACCTGGAGGCTGAGTACAGCAAAGTCAAGGACTTCCTGCACAGCCAG GGCAAGCAGAAGTACACGCTGCCCCTGTACCGCGCCATGTGGGGTGGCTCCGAGGCCACGCGGGCCCTGGCCATGGAGACCTTCTCTGCCACGGCCCCCCAGCTCCACGTCAACGTGCAGAACTACGTCAAGAAGATCCTGGGCCTGGGGGGGGCTGAGGCCTGA